In a genomic window of Lepisosteus oculatus isolate fLepOcu1 chromosome 5, fLepOcu1.hap2, whole genome shotgun sequence:
- the LOC102697930 gene encoding BCLAF1 and THRAP3 family member 3 isoform X1 has product MSRPHSRSPGYPRRPSSLYRRSPGRGEGRGDLSEYPKDGFAEFKQHQGRRDQWANPRGRGFGQMGAGASYRGHRRQYGDGPPVMGIRQAEPDAGGRPVALKRSRSPRPQRGSPACQWRSPLREYPDHRGRSPLRQFPDQRHHSPLRQYPDHRHHSPLRQYPDHRGRSPLRQYPNHRGHSQFHAPNINKRPGPQNEYRRFAGERRVPSPRRFHGHSDGRRSPPLEAVSRSGPSGPAWDVDPCQPIPPAVHRRWHYQDSAPGVVGSHSPRHDRKRPRVRSSDRSPQADKWTERMHPGHFGSPDRKLSVSPQRDPQEFHGRSSYAERCREEPRYKERGLSADIEARRSEKRERRRSLDRPPFAAEASGGQARGGRGGSDGSRRSRQEPCEAEDDMRRKKEYGHQYPQDVPGERRHKPRNYENRDKGIFGAPPNRQSPLVRGRMQQDGATPHLKPSRPARPVHGTNGDVDLRLPVADHPRGKLPPGEHSAARGEVPEDRGRRQGEGEFSRSPPGNLRNRPNETLTIKVDMSHSMAQSRLSSYSSDRQLSLDLVHVRRPYPDLPVKSNGGSPGQRPVGSGDFAQEIITLVHQVKGWLFTHEHLHEQSPVFYYYPKLREINPSHLSVPPSGYRCDARVLWKQGSVLLKPAVTSRFFPCSLTESYCKDKGITLNDRFSSILGSGSQDEEWPNESLRIDRRIDLSLSELKVQKINRDIRNLKTTSRQIIDPNDLRHDLERRRQERRLGSDERRFPAGSFPEHQMFPARRDSDFRRENAEERHFPRSDLAGNSMHGQTGPAMNIRWKKPGFVRVGLSIQNKYRRLQAVRQRRANL; this is encoded by the exons ATGTCTAGGCCACACTCCAGATCACCTGGTTATCCACGCAG GCCCTCGTCCCTGTACAGGAGAAGCCCGGGTCGTGGTGAGGGGAGGGGTGACCTGAGTGAGTACCCGAAAGATGGGTTTGCAGAGTTTAAGCAGCACCAAGGGAGGAGGGATCAGTGGGCGAACCCGAGAGGCCGAGGATTTGGGCAGATGGGCGCTGGAGCGTCTTACAGGGGGCACAGGAGGCAGTACGGAGACGGCCCCCCCGTGATGGGCATCAGACAAGCAGAGCCGGATGCTGGTGGACGACCTGTGGCCCTGAAAAGATCACGCTCCCCTCGACCGCAGCGGGGATCCCCTGCTTGTCAATGGCGCTCTCCTCTCCGGGAATACCCTGACCACCGGGGGCGCTCTCCTCTCCGGCAGTTCCCCGACCAGCGGCATCATTCTCCTCTCCGGCAGTACCCCGACCACCGGCATCATTCTCCTCTCCGGCAGTACCCCGACCACCGGGGGCGCTCTCCTCTCCGGCAGTACCCAAACCACCGGGGACACTCGCAATTTCATGCCCCTAACATTAACAAAAGACCGGGACCTCAGAATGAATATCGGCGATTCGCGGGGGAAAGAAGAGTTCCGTCTCCAAGGCGCTTCCATGGGCATTCCGATGGAAGAAGATCTCCTCCTCTGGAAGCTGTCTCCAGATCTGGACCTAGTGGACCCGCGTGGGATGTGGACCCGTGCCAACCAATACCGCCCGCAGTGCACAGGAGGTGGCACTACCAGGACAGTGCCCCAGGAGTGGTCGGGAGCCACAGCCCCAGACATGACCGCAAGAGGCCCAGAGTGAGATCCTCTGATCGCTCTCCACAGGCGGACAAGTGGACGGAAAGGATGCATCCTGGTCATTTTGGATCACCAGATAGGAAGCTCTCGGTTTCTCCGCAGAGAGATCCGCAGGAATTTCACGGAAGGAGCTCTTATGCCGAGAG GTGTCGCGAGGAGCCGAGGTACAAGGAGCGCGGGCTCTCGGCAGACATAGAGGCGCGGAGGTCTGAAAAACGGGAGCGTCGCAGGAGCCTCGACCGGCCGCCTTTTGCAGCAGAGGCTTCTGGAGGCCAAGCGCGTGGCGGAAGAGGTGGGAGTGACGGCAGCAGACGGAGCCGGCAAGAGCCCTGCGAGGCGGAAGATGACATGCGGCGTAAAAAGGAGTACGGTCACCAGTATCCCCAAGACGTGCCAGGAGAAAGACGCCACAAGCCCAGGAATTACGAGAACAGAGACAAGGGCATTTTTGGGGCTCCCCCGAATAGACAGAGCCCCCTTGTCAGGGGGAGGATGCAGCAGGATGGAGCAACGCCCCATTTAAAGCCCAGCAGACCAGCACGCCCTGTCCATGGCACCAACGGTGACGTGGACCTCAGGCTTCCTGTGGCTGATCACCCGAGAGGAAAACTGCCTCCTGGGGAGCACTCCGCAGCACGGGGGGAAGTGCCAGAAGATAGAGGCCGCAGACAAGGAGAAGGTGAATTTTCGAGGTCTCCGCCAGGCAATCTCAGGAACCGGCCCAATGAGACCCTTACCATCAAAGTGGACATGTCGCACTCAATGGCCCAATCCAG GCTGTCTTCCTACTCATCTGACAGACAGCTGTCCCTGGATTTGGTGCACGTGAGGCGGCCGTACCCTGACCTGCCTGTGAAGAGTAACGGGGGCTCCCCTGGACAGCGGCCTGTGGGTTCTGGGGACTTCGCCCAGGAAATTATCACTCTGGTGCACCAAGTCAAAGGTTGGCTCTTCACACATGAACACTTGCATGAGCAATCACCAGTATTCTATTACTATCCGAAATTAAGGGAGATTAACCCTTCACACCTTAGCGTGCCACCTTCAGGTTACAGGTGTGATGCACGTGTTCTCTGGAAACAGGGTTCGGTGCTTCTGAAACCTGCAGTGACGTCTCGTTTTTTTCCTTGCTCTCTTACAGAGAGTTACTGCAAGGATAAAGGAATCACCCTAAACGACCGCTTTTCCAGTATTCTGGGCTCTGGATCGCAAGACGAGGAATGGCCAAACGAGAGTCTGAGGATTGACCG ACGGATCGATTTATCTCTATCGGAACTGAAGGTGCAGAAAATCAACAGGGACATAAGAAACTTGAAG ACCACCTCGCGACAGATCATCGACCCCAACGATCTCCGACATGACCTGGAACGGCGCAGGCAGGAGAGGCGGCTGGGTTCGGACGAGAGAAGGTTCCCAGCAGGCAGTTTTCCAGAGCACCAGATGTTCCCTGCCAG GAGGGATTCTGATTTCCGAAGGGAAAATGCAGAAGAGAGACATTTTCCCCGGTCAGATCTGGCTGGTAATTCTATGCATGGGCAGACTGGTCCAGCTATG aaCATCAGGTGGAAGAAGCCTGGATTTGTCCGAGTGGGCCTGAGCATCCAGAACAAATACAGACGTCTTCAAGCTGTACGGCAGAGAAGGGCCAATCTGTAG
- the LOC107076713 gene encoding BCLAF1 and THRAP3 family member 3 isoform X1 encodes MPLMDHCGPDTRDYRARPGKFSHWREAKGNGLAHSSRSFHSDRGRLALMNHRSAPPGPYHRSAAQWRPPQLGSFHGHLPQPRHHSPEPYQGPRRDFSPRPAHAHPAPRRLSPSGAAHGAPALRRPSPRAAFQGSQGSRRPASPRHFHGHPYERRPGLPPVPRGRALSREQDGDGWPRGVEHHRGRYQGVAPGAGRSPSPRAGREGPRARSFDRYAQGEGWSGEEDFPYNHSGGRRYSADFRKHGEVMEGRNVEWDDGARPYRSPKWKAGHSPPRCHTARAADPRRDGHRPLKRRHHERSSSSSAAASEHSPQRQRRETPEPCKKSRSCGSREEESRSVPSQNKEKIQLKGRKSSRLADASQKASPEEPVAGEKVFKKLDKALGKDATSRLSVAKRKTASELGSDADSLKMQRRKTLKVNSQNKQPYKHPENSTSDEDLMGTETLTIKVDTRHSLTKSSSSSHSDRQLSRDLVAVSSGGLESPAGVKSGSWGRNASKNQTESYIRHENITLNERFTKLQDAKATGQGERRHYTGLKIQRQIELLPEIHKKLRLVKTIGSTQQSTFSSDDYNQKPSPFVKKPLVDNPGHVRHLMPKLPLRPSVQQNPVFKKSLGIQSKYRNLQSLRQQGAHIRSSGYRRW; translated from the exons ATGCCATTGATGGATCACTGTGGGCCGGACACGAGGGACTACAGGGCCCGCCCAGGAAAGTTTTCGCACTGGAGAGAGGCCAAGGGCAATGGCCTGGCTCACAGCAGCCGATCCTTCCACTCTGACAGGGGCAGACTTGCGCTGATGAATCATCGGAGTGCTCCTCCAGGCCCTTACCACAGGTCTGCTGCCCAGTGGAGACCTCCACAGCTGGGGTCGTTTCATGGGCATCTGCCCCAGCCGCGACACCATTCCCCAGAGCCCTACCAAGGCCCCAGGAGGGACTTTTCCCCAAGGCCGGCGCATGCACACCCCGCCCCACGCAGGCTGTCCCCTTCCGGGGCAGCGCATGGAGCCCCAGCCCTCAGGAGACCTTCCCCCAGAGCAGCCTTCCAAGGATCTCAAGGCAGCCGGAGACCTGCTTCTCCAAGGCACTTCCACGGACACCCCTACGAAAGAAGACCCGGGTTGCCCCCTGTTCCccgtgggagggctctctcccGTGAGCAAGATGGCGACGGGTGGCCCCGAGGAGTGGAGCACCACAGGGGCCGCTACCAGGGTGTAGCCCCTGGAGCAGGCAGGAGTCCCAGCCCCAGGGCTGGCCGGGAGGGGCCTAGAGCAAGATCTTTCGATCGCTACGCACAGGGAGAGGGATGGAGCGGGGAGGAAGACTTCCCCTACAATCACTCCGGAGGACGGAG GtattctgcagatttcagaaAGCACGGCGAGGTAATGGAAGGCAGAAACGTGGAGTGGGATGACGGAGCACGCCCGTACAGGTCCCCAAAATGGAAAGCGGGCCACTCTCCGCCTAGGTGCCACACGGCGAGGGCCGCAGACCCAAGAAGGGACGGACATCGACCGCTCAAAAGGCGGCATCACGAAAGATCTTCCTCCTCTTCAGCAGCAGCAAGCGAGCACAGTCCCCAGCGCCAGAGAAGGGAGACGCCAGAGCCCTGTAAGAAGTCCAGGAGCTGTGGAAGTAGGGAGGAAGAAAGCAGGTCGGTCCCCTCGCAGAATAAAGAGAAGATCCAGCTCAAGGGGAGGAAGAGCAGCAGGCTGGCAGATGCCAGTCAGAAGGCTTCACCAGAGGAGCCCGTGGCTGGAGAGAAGGTGTTCAAGAAGCTTGACAAGGCTCTCGGGAAAGATGCCACCTCCAGGCTTTCCGTCGCCAAGCGGAAGACGGCAAGCGAGCTGGGAAGCGATGCCGATTCCTTGAAAATGCAGCGCAGGAAGACCCTCAAAGTGAATAGTCAGAATAAACAGCCTTACAAGCATCCCGAAAATTCTACATCGGATGAAGACTTAATGGGAACGGAGACTCTAACAATCAAGGTGGACACAAGACATTCGTTGACCAAAAGCAG CTCCTCTTCCCACTCAGACAGACAGCTCTCCCGGGATTTGGTTGCTGTCTCCAGTGGAGGCTTGGAGTCCCCCGCTGGGGTAAAGTCTGGGTCCTGGGGAAGAAACGCCTCTAAGAATCAAACAG AGAGCTATATCAGGCATGAGAATATAACTTTAAACGAGCGGTTCACCAAGCTTCAGGACGCAAAGGCAACAGGTCAGGGTGAAAGGAGACATTATACTGGACTGAAGATTCAAAG GCAAATTGAGCTCCTGCCGGAGATTCATAAAAAGCTGAGACTGGTGAAAACCATTGGATCAACTCAG CAGAGCACTTTCAGCTCGGATGACTACAATCAGAAGCCCTCTCCCTTCGTGAAGAAACCTCTTGTGGACAACCCTGGACATGTGCGACACCTGATG CCTAAACTGCCGTTGCGCCCATCTGTGCAGCAgaatcctgtgttcaagaagagCCTTGGCATCCAGTCCAAGTACAGGAACCTGCAGAGTTTGCGCCAGCAGGGAGCCCACATCCGAAGCTCAGGATACCGCAGGTGGTGA
- the LOC107076713 gene encoding BCLAF1 and THRAP3 family member 3 isoform X2 encodes MPLMDHCGPDTRDYRARPGKFSHWREAKGNGLAHSSRSFHSDRGRLALMNHRSAPPGPYHRSAAQWRPPQLGSFHGHLPQPRHHSPEPYQGPRRDFSPRPAHAHPAPRRLSPSGAAHGAPALRRPSPRAAFQGSQGSRRPASPRHFHGHPYERRPGLPPVPRGRALSREQDGDGWPRGVEHHRGRYQGVAPGAGRSPSPRAGREGPRARSFDRYAQGEGWSGEEDFPYNHSGGRRYSADFRKHGEVMEGRNVEWDDGARPYRSPKWKAGHSPPRCHTARAADPRRDGHRPLKRRHHERSSSSSAAASEHSPQRQRRETPEPCKKSRSCGSREEESRSVPSQNKEKIQLKGRKSSRLADASQKASPEEPVAGEKVFKKLDKALGKDATSRLSVAKRKTASELGSDADSLKMQRRKTLKVNSQNKQPYKHPENSTSDEDLMGTETLTIKVDTRHSLTKSSSSSHSDRQLSRDLVAVSSGGLESPAGVKSGSWGRNASKNQTESYIRHENITLNERFTKLQDAKATGQGERRHYTGLKIQRQIELLPEIHKKLRLVKTIGSTQSTFSSDDYNQKPSPFVKKPLVDNPGHVRHLMPKLPLRPSVQQNPVFKKSLGIQSKYRNLQSLRQQGAHIRSSGYRRW; translated from the exons ATGCCATTGATGGATCACTGTGGGCCGGACACGAGGGACTACAGGGCCCGCCCAGGAAAGTTTTCGCACTGGAGAGAGGCCAAGGGCAATGGCCTGGCTCACAGCAGCCGATCCTTCCACTCTGACAGGGGCAGACTTGCGCTGATGAATCATCGGAGTGCTCCTCCAGGCCCTTACCACAGGTCTGCTGCCCAGTGGAGACCTCCACAGCTGGGGTCGTTTCATGGGCATCTGCCCCAGCCGCGACACCATTCCCCAGAGCCCTACCAAGGCCCCAGGAGGGACTTTTCCCCAAGGCCGGCGCATGCACACCCCGCCCCACGCAGGCTGTCCCCTTCCGGGGCAGCGCATGGAGCCCCAGCCCTCAGGAGACCTTCCCCCAGAGCAGCCTTCCAAGGATCTCAAGGCAGCCGGAGACCTGCTTCTCCAAGGCACTTCCACGGACACCCCTACGAAAGAAGACCCGGGTTGCCCCCTGTTCCccgtgggagggctctctcccGTGAGCAAGATGGCGACGGGTGGCCCCGAGGAGTGGAGCACCACAGGGGCCGCTACCAGGGTGTAGCCCCTGGAGCAGGCAGGAGTCCCAGCCCCAGGGCTGGCCGGGAGGGGCCTAGAGCAAGATCTTTCGATCGCTACGCACAGGGAGAGGGATGGAGCGGGGAGGAAGACTTCCCCTACAATCACTCCGGAGGACGGAG GtattctgcagatttcagaaAGCACGGCGAGGTAATGGAAGGCAGAAACGTGGAGTGGGATGACGGAGCACGCCCGTACAGGTCCCCAAAATGGAAAGCGGGCCACTCTCCGCCTAGGTGCCACACGGCGAGGGCCGCAGACCCAAGAAGGGACGGACATCGACCGCTCAAAAGGCGGCATCACGAAAGATCTTCCTCCTCTTCAGCAGCAGCAAGCGAGCACAGTCCCCAGCGCCAGAGAAGGGAGACGCCAGAGCCCTGTAAGAAGTCCAGGAGCTGTGGAAGTAGGGAGGAAGAAAGCAGGTCGGTCCCCTCGCAGAATAAAGAGAAGATCCAGCTCAAGGGGAGGAAGAGCAGCAGGCTGGCAGATGCCAGTCAGAAGGCTTCACCAGAGGAGCCCGTGGCTGGAGAGAAGGTGTTCAAGAAGCTTGACAAGGCTCTCGGGAAAGATGCCACCTCCAGGCTTTCCGTCGCCAAGCGGAAGACGGCAAGCGAGCTGGGAAGCGATGCCGATTCCTTGAAAATGCAGCGCAGGAAGACCCTCAAAGTGAATAGTCAGAATAAACAGCCTTACAAGCATCCCGAAAATTCTACATCGGATGAAGACTTAATGGGAACGGAGACTCTAACAATCAAGGTGGACACAAGACATTCGTTGACCAAAAGCAG CTCCTCTTCCCACTCAGACAGACAGCTCTCCCGGGATTTGGTTGCTGTCTCCAGTGGAGGCTTGGAGTCCCCCGCTGGGGTAAAGTCTGGGTCCTGGGGAAGAAACGCCTCTAAGAATCAAACAG AGAGCTATATCAGGCATGAGAATATAACTTTAAACGAGCGGTTCACCAAGCTTCAGGACGCAAAGGCAACAGGTCAGGGTGAAAGGAGACATTATACTGGACTGAAGATTCAAAG GCAAATTGAGCTCCTGCCGGAGATTCATAAAAAGCTGAGACTGGTGAAAACCATTGGATCAACTCAG AGCACTTTCAGCTCGGATGACTACAATCAGAAGCCCTCTCCCTTCGTGAAGAAACCTCTTGTGGACAACCCTGGACATGTGCGACACCTGATG CCTAAACTGCCGTTGCGCCCATCTGTGCAGCAgaatcctgtgttcaagaagagCCTTGGCATCCAGTCCAAGTACAGGAACCTGCAGAGTTTGCGCCAGCAGGGAGCCCACATCCGAAGCTCAGGATACCGCAGGTGGTGA
- the LOC102697930 gene encoding BCLAF1 and THRAP3 family member 3 isoform X2: MSRPHSRSPGYPRRPSSLYRRSPGRGEGRGDLSEYPKDGFAEFKQHQGRRDQWANPRGRGFGQMGAGASYRGHRRQYGDGPPVMGIRQAEPDAGGRPVALKRSRSPRPQRGSPACQWRSPLREYPDHRGRSPLRQFPDQRHHSPLRQYPDHRHHSPLRQYPDHRGRSPLRQYPNHRGHSQFHAPNINKRPGPQNEYRRFAGERRVPSPRRFHGHSDGRRSPPLEAVSRSGPSGPAWDVDPCQPIPPAVHRRWHYQDSAPGVVGSHSPRHDRKRPRVRSSDRSPQADKWTERMHPGHFGSPDRKLSVSPQRDPQEFHGRSSYAERCREEPRYKERGLSADIEARRSEKRERRRSLDRPPFAAEASGGQARGGRGGSDGSRRSRQEPCEAEDDMRRKKEYGHQYPQDVPGERRHKPRNYENRDKGIFGAPPNRQSPLVRGRMQQDGATPHLKPSRPARPVHGTNGDVDLRLPVADHPRGKLPPGEHSAARGEVPEDRGRRQGEGEFSRSPPGNLRNRPNETLTIKVDMSHSMAQSRLSSYSSDRQLSLDLVHVRRPYPDLPVKSNGGSPGQRPVGSGDFAQEIITLVHQVKESYCKDKGITLNDRFSSILGSGSQDEEWPNESLRIDRRIDLSLSELKVQKINRDIRNLKTTSRQIIDPNDLRHDLERRRQERRLGSDERRFPAGSFPEHQMFPARRDSDFRRENAEERHFPRSDLAGNSMHGQTGPAMNIRWKKPGFVRVGLSIQNKYRRLQAVRQRRANL; encoded by the exons ATGTCTAGGCCACACTCCAGATCACCTGGTTATCCACGCAG GCCCTCGTCCCTGTACAGGAGAAGCCCGGGTCGTGGTGAGGGGAGGGGTGACCTGAGTGAGTACCCGAAAGATGGGTTTGCAGAGTTTAAGCAGCACCAAGGGAGGAGGGATCAGTGGGCGAACCCGAGAGGCCGAGGATTTGGGCAGATGGGCGCTGGAGCGTCTTACAGGGGGCACAGGAGGCAGTACGGAGACGGCCCCCCCGTGATGGGCATCAGACAAGCAGAGCCGGATGCTGGTGGACGACCTGTGGCCCTGAAAAGATCACGCTCCCCTCGACCGCAGCGGGGATCCCCTGCTTGTCAATGGCGCTCTCCTCTCCGGGAATACCCTGACCACCGGGGGCGCTCTCCTCTCCGGCAGTTCCCCGACCAGCGGCATCATTCTCCTCTCCGGCAGTACCCCGACCACCGGCATCATTCTCCTCTCCGGCAGTACCCCGACCACCGGGGGCGCTCTCCTCTCCGGCAGTACCCAAACCACCGGGGACACTCGCAATTTCATGCCCCTAACATTAACAAAAGACCGGGACCTCAGAATGAATATCGGCGATTCGCGGGGGAAAGAAGAGTTCCGTCTCCAAGGCGCTTCCATGGGCATTCCGATGGAAGAAGATCTCCTCCTCTGGAAGCTGTCTCCAGATCTGGACCTAGTGGACCCGCGTGGGATGTGGACCCGTGCCAACCAATACCGCCCGCAGTGCACAGGAGGTGGCACTACCAGGACAGTGCCCCAGGAGTGGTCGGGAGCCACAGCCCCAGACATGACCGCAAGAGGCCCAGAGTGAGATCCTCTGATCGCTCTCCACAGGCGGACAAGTGGACGGAAAGGATGCATCCTGGTCATTTTGGATCACCAGATAGGAAGCTCTCGGTTTCTCCGCAGAGAGATCCGCAGGAATTTCACGGAAGGAGCTCTTATGCCGAGAG GTGTCGCGAGGAGCCGAGGTACAAGGAGCGCGGGCTCTCGGCAGACATAGAGGCGCGGAGGTCTGAAAAACGGGAGCGTCGCAGGAGCCTCGACCGGCCGCCTTTTGCAGCAGAGGCTTCTGGAGGCCAAGCGCGTGGCGGAAGAGGTGGGAGTGACGGCAGCAGACGGAGCCGGCAAGAGCCCTGCGAGGCGGAAGATGACATGCGGCGTAAAAAGGAGTACGGTCACCAGTATCCCCAAGACGTGCCAGGAGAAAGACGCCACAAGCCCAGGAATTACGAGAACAGAGACAAGGGCATTTTTGGGGCTCCCCCGAATAGACAGAGCCCCCTTGTCAGGGGGAGGATGCAGCAGGATGGAGCAACGCCCCATTTAAAGCCCAGCAGACCAGCACGCCCTGTCCATGGCACCAACGGTGACGTGGACCTCAGGCTTCCTGTGGCTGATCACCCGAGAGGAAAACTGCCTCCTGGGGAGCACTCCGCAGCACGGGGGGAAGTGCCAGAAGATAGAGGCCGCAGACAAGGAGAAGGTGAATTTTCGAGGTCTCCGCCAGGCAATCTCAGGAACCGGCCCAATGAGACCCTTACCATCAAAGTGGACATGTCGCACTCAATGGCCCAATCCAG GCTGTCTTCCTACTCATCTGACAGACAGCTGTCCCTGGATTTGGTGCACGTGAGGCGGCCGTACCCTGACCTGCCTGTGAAGAGTAACGGGGGCTCCCCTGGACAGCGGCCTGTGGGTTCTGGGGACTTCGCCCAGGAAATTATCACTCTGGTGCACCAAGTCAAAG AGAGTTACTGCAAGGATAAAGGAATCACCCTAAACGACCGCTTTTCCAGTATTCTGGGCTCTGGATCGCAAGACGAGGAATGGCCAAACGAGAGTCTGAGGATTGACCG ACGGATCGATTTATCTCTATCGGAACTGAAGGTGCAGAAAATCAACAGGGACATAAGAAACTTGAAG ACCACCTCGCGACAGATCATCGACCCCAACGATCTCCGACATGACCTGGAACGGCGCAGGCAGGAGAGGCGGCTGGGTTCGGACGAGAGAAGGTTCCCAGCAGGCAGTTTTCCAGAGCACCAGATGTTCCCTGCCAG GAGGGATTCTGATTTCCGAAGGGAAAATGCAGAAGAGAGACATTTTCCCCGGTCAGATCTGGCTGGTAATTCTATGCATGGGCAGACTGGTCCAGCTATG aaCATCAGGTGGAAGAAGCCTGGATTTGTCCGAGTGGGCCTGAGCATCCAGAACAAATACAGACGTCTTCAAGCTGTACGGCAGAGAAGGGCCAATCTGTAG